The nucleotide sequence CACCTGCGACTGGGCCGTCGTCTCGACGTGGTAGCTCGCGCGGCCCTGCGCTTCGATCGCCGCCTGGGCGCTCTCGGCGCGGGCGGCGGCGCGGCCGTTCACGTACACCTGGATGTCGGCGGCGCTCTTGGCCGCAAGCGCGGCCGAGCTCTGCGCGTCGAACACGAAGGTCGCGGCGGCGGAGGCCTGCGCGCGGTAGGAGATCTCGTACTCGCCGCGGGCGGCCGCGTGGACGCGGGCGTCGACGTTCGAGTAGAAGTGGGTCGTGGTCGTGGCGACGGCGCTTCCCTGGACGCCGGCCACCACGTGGGCGCCCACCTTGCCCTCGGCGACCGCCGAGGCGACGACGTGCGCGCTTGCGTGCGCGCGCGCCTGGGCGCTTCCCTGCACGATCACGCGGGCGCCGGCCTCGAGCTGGGCCTTCACGCGGCCCGAGCCCTCGACCGTAAGCTTGCTTGCCGCGGCGACGCTGCCGTCGGCCTTGGCGACGACCATCGTGCCCGCGTAGCCCTTGGCGGACGACTCCAGGCGGACGACCGTGTTGCTTTCGGCGTAGGCGTGCACGCCGGCGCCGAGGTCGAAGGTTGCCGACGCGGCGGCCTTGGCCTCGAGCGCAAGCGACGCGTAGGCGTCGTCGCGGAGCGTAAGCGAGCTCTTCTGGCCCTCGAAGCGGACCTCGGAGCTTCCCTGGGCCGAGGCGCGCGCCCAAGCGTCGCCCTCGACCTTGGCCTTGGCGAAGACCTCCGTCTTCGTGGCGAGGTTGACATAGGCGCTCATCTCGGCGCGCGCGTTGGCGACGACGGCGCTGGAGAAGCTGCCGGTGACCTTGCCGCCGCTGTGGAGCGAGAACCGGCCCTCGGCCTTCGCGGCAAAGGAGGCCTGCCACTCCGCGCGGGCCTGGGCCTCGACGCGGGCGTTGGCCTGCGCGTTTGCCTTGGCAAGCACCGTGAGCGAGTGCTGCGCCTGCGCATTGAAGGAGGGCGTGGAGGCGACGACCTGCGTGCGTCCCTCGGCCTTCGTGGCGAAGTAGGCGGCGGTGCCGGCCTCGGCGGCCGCGGCGACCTCGGCGGCGCTGCGAACCTCGGCGGCAAGCTTGCCGTCGACGTACACGGCGACCTCGTTTCCGCTCTCGACCGCAAGCGTCTCGTGCGCAAGGTCGAAGGCGACCACGGCGCCGGCGGAGCCGGAGCTTGCCACGCGCGTGTGCACGGCGTTCTCCGTCTCGATGGACGTGTCCGTCCAGACCGAGGCGAAGTGGTCGACGTTGGATTGGACGTTGGCGCCGCCGCTGAATTCGGTCACGACCTCGGCGGCAAGCTTGCCGGAGGCCAGAAGCTCGACGAGAGCCTTGGCCTGGGCCTCGCTCTCGACGTAGACGGGCTTGGCGCGGAAGACGATCTGCGATCCCGATTCGAGGTGGGCGCGGACCTCGCAGACGCAGGCCGCGCGGGCTTCCATGGTGGAGCCGGCGCCGGCGGCGCCGTCGGCGGAGAGAAGGACGAGGCTGCCAAGGTAGGCGCCCGAGCCGGAGCGGACGTCGAGGACGCCCTCGCCGGCCGCCTCCGCGCGCGCGCCGGCGGCAAGCTTGTAGGTCACGTCGGCGGCCGAGGTGGCCTGGATGCGGAACTCAGAGCGGG is from Candidatus Thermoplasmatota archaeon and encodes:
- a CDS encoding polymer-forming cytoskeletal protein encodes the protein MTKSKILAPILVCMLLAGVSGPLASAQTSVNLRSVGEIFVDAQGRASGQNVAATVLEARGALQAFTSLALGAEIFSDVSISGWTQVQKIQGVGSSAIALRGSNAVVTLHDNARSEFRIQATSAADVTYKLAAGARAEAAGEGVLDVRSGSGAYLGSLVLLSADGAAGAGSTMEARAACVCEVRAHLESGSQIVFRAKPVYVESEAQAKALVELLASGKLAAEVVTEFSGGANVQSNVDHFASVWTDTSIETENAVHTRVASSGSAGAVVAFDLAHETLAVESGNEVAVYVDGKLAAEVRSAAEVAAAAEAGTAAYFATKAEGRTQVVASTPSFNAQAQHSLTVLAKANAQANARVEAQARAEWQASFAAKAEGRFSLHSGGKVTGSFSSAVVANARAEMSAYVNLATKTEVFAKAKVEGDAWARASAQGSSEVRFEGQKSSLTLRDDAYASLALEAKAAASATFDLGAGVHAYAESNTVVRLESSAKGYAGTMVVAKADGSVAAASKLTVEGSGRVKAQLEAGARVIVQGSAQARAHASAHVVASAVAEGKVGAHVVAGVQGSAVATTTTHFYSNVDARVHAAARGEYEISYRAQASAAATFVFDAQSSAALAAKSAADIQVYVNGRAAARAESAQAAIEAQGRASYHVETTAQSQVRVIVNTGVSAGASADVKIVSRLNVDAKANAKADAFGSFKLYHDGSAVGSYVSLKTDVRAGVVADFALAASGEVFAEVKAGASAFVSAGAEGAAVLHLENNEAAITVTDTTTANLKVVAKADTQAEFRMAGDVRVQARGEAVVDLDVRGQAATMILTSVDGRAAAGSSFEFRADGTIVAHLKAGAQVIFRTHVGIETELSVQQRAMLNAAIASGKVGGQVFVQTQASLSAAAKAAAQASAQANAQASASAQAAAEARAALVAAAAAEGSVTTSITASYYNDVQLVTAATKSRVDVTVSSTVSAGKTIVISLDGATISGIAQGNAQITLDGEVAVQASSYADILNPSDDGGAAEYFVLVGEAGAQVLVSIPHFSTRVVSLRAVEPEGPPVFLYATLLLAALVVGETVWILRRRNSI